Genomic segment of Saccopteryx bilineata isolate mSacBil1 chromosome 9, mSacBil1_pri_phased_curated, whole genome shotgun sequence:
CCCTGACGGCCATCGCCCTGGACCGCTATCTGGTGATCACGCGCCCACTGGCCACCATTGGGGTGGTGTCCAAGAGACGGGCAGCGCTTGTCCTGCTGGGCGTCTGGCTCTACGCCCTGGCCTGGAGTCTTCCACCCTTCTTTGGCTGGAGTAAGTGGGCTGCAGTAATTGGGGGGGGAAGATAGTCTGGAAAGGGCATGTTCAAGGGCACGTTGGTAGATTCGGGCTTACCAGCTGGCAGGAGGAGGGCCAGGGAACTGCCTGAACCTCAGGGGTTCAGGAGGCATGAACATTCAGGAGGCATGACTAGTagcaggggaaactgaggttgcACCACCAGCTATCAGAGTGTGACCTGGGCTCCCATCCCTCAATGTAGATGGGCAGACCACATGGTTCCTGGGTGGCAGGTATATCTGATTCTGAGTTTGCAGTCAGATAGGCAGGGGCTGGGGTGTGAGGCTTCAGCAGGCACGAGGGTTGGCAGTAAGGGACCATCTTTTCTGTGGCAGGACAAGAAGGCTGGCTGAAGCCTGGAGGAGTAGGGCTGTAGGGCTATGGTGAGGCCTGTGCTCCATACTGGCAAGAACAGGCAGCAGtgggtttttctgtttctcccaGAAAAGGCTTGGAAAGCTCCCCTCCATGTCCTCGGCTTCCACACTGCACTGGGCTAGGCTGTGGCTGTGGCCAGTGCTTTGGGATCCCAGACCCCAAATCCAAAGCCCCTTCTTGATAAAGAGCCCTAGTCAGCACTGCCCAGAACGCTGAGAGCCTGCCTACCCTCGGTGCCAGGTGCCTACGTGCCTGAGGGGCTGATGACCTCCTGCTCCTGGGACTACATGAGCTTCACGCCGTCGGTCCGTGCCTACACCATGCTGCTCTTCTGCTTTGTGTTCTTCCTCCCCCTGCTCATTATCATCTACTGCTACGTCTTCATCTTCAGGGCCATTCGGGAGACAGGCCAGTAAGAGCTGGGCATGGAGGAGGGACTAGGTGGGAGGGGGGCTGTGCCTCTGTGCCAGAGGCTCACATATGCACCCACCTCTGGGGCACCCCCAGCTCCAGATGGACAAAGACAAGCTGAGCACCTGAGCTTATGGGGTAGGTGCCTAGAGGCTAGCACAGCCTGGTGTCTACAGAAGTCTCAGAAAACAGAGCCCCCTCCAGAGGGGCCTTTAGGTGTAGCAGGAGGTCGGGGGGGGCAGAGGAAACACCACAGGTGGAACCCAAGGAAGCAGCTTGGGTTGTGTGAAGAACTTTAGGGTGTCAGGGCTGCCTACACTGAAAGAATGGCCACGTCCAGGGAGGCTCCTCGACAGTGGCCATGGTGACCCTGGCACTCACTGCAACCCAAGCAGGGTCAGATGCAGACTCCACACCCTTCCTAGGGCTCTCCAGACTTTTGGGGCCTGTGAGGGCCGCAGTGAGTTGCCTCGGCAACAGCAGCGTCTACAGAGCGAGTGGAAAATGGCCAAGATTGTGCTGCTGGTCATCCTGCTCTTCGTGCTCTCCTGGGCCCCCTACTCCACTGTGGCCCTGACGGCCTTTGCTGGGTGAGCAATGGCTAAGGGGCTTGGTGGGGGGTAAAGGGGTAGGGGGCGGTTTTGGGGTCCTGAGGCAGtctctccctccccagccctAGCCCAAACCATCTGTTCTCACACCCTAAGTCTGCCCTCACAGCCTTCTTCTCCCCCTGCTGTGAGATGCTCCGCCCTAGCAGGGCCTGCCTGGTTCCTGCAGGCACTAGGATACATGCTGGGGGTGCTCTGGGCCACACTGGATTTGGCCTGAGCACCTATGAGAGCTACAGGTCCTGCTAGACCCGTTGGGAATCCATGGCTCTCCCAAAGGTTCTGGCTCCTTCCTCACCTGGGCATGCACCCAGCCCTCCACAGTGAGACTCTGAGGACTTTGACATTTGCAGCAGTGTGGATGTAGGCCAGACTTCAGAAGAACTTTGAGGACAGAGAGAGTATTAATCCTTGGAAGTGTTTGGGGATGAGATCTTCTCCTCGTACAGGAACAATTCCTTCACGGGCATCCTGTGAAGTTACTGTGCCAGGGGAGCTGTGAGCAGCAGgactggggtgtggggtgggaagAACTGGGCAGAGGACCAGGGTCACTGGGGGTGAAGAGGATTTACTGCTGTCAGCACAAGCTCCAGGGAacagtgaaacccccaacctgaCATATCTTCCTCCTAGCGCCTCCCTCAGCTCTCCACAGGTTCCCACTCGGCTCAGACCAGAATTCTCCCTGCATCGCACTCACTCCTATGGGGCTGAGTTGGCCCAGCTGGTTTTGGCCAAGGTGGGCTGTGCCCTTGGCAGGGCCTGACCTAGAGAAAGAAGATTTCCGAGGGGCTGGGCTGTGGAGTCTCCAGGGAGGGCCAGTTGGCAGGGAGACCACTGCTTCTCTGTCCTAGGTACTCGCATGTCCTGACGCCCTACATGAACTCGGTGCCCGCTGTCATCGCCAAGGCCTCTGCCATCCACAACCCCATCATTTATGCCATCACCCACCCCAAGTACAGGTGCATCCCTACTCCAGAACACAGACTCAGGTCCCCAGGCCCACCCCCATGGGCATGGAGGGTCTGGGCCTGCTGATGGTGCAAAGGCCGCCATCTTTCCCGTTTCTTGTAAGTGCATTGGGAGGGGCCTCTAGCACCTGGGAGCAGCCAATGACAGTGGGTGGGGTCCAGAGCTGGGGTGCCCTTCTGCTGTTCCACCTTCCTAGGACGCTTAGCTTGGCAGGATGTCGGGCTCCCTGGGCAGTGTCCAGTCCTAACTAGGGATTTTTGGAGCCACGACCAAAAGGCAGCCAGGGCAGCTGATTGGCAGAGCTGCCCCTGATAAGGAGCAGCCCCCAGACAGAGATGCCCTGGAGAGACCACAGCAGGGAAAGCTGGGCTACACTGGAAGGGCCCTGGCAGAGGCCCAGGGATGGGTCTGGCCCAGAGCATTCCCTGATGAGAATCCAAGCGCTCTGGCCTCTCCCACAAGAAGGCTTCCAGGGCTCCTTTCAGCCCAGTGGTGTCAGTAACACCACACTGCCAAGGCCAGCAGCAAGCCTTAGCCCAGGCAACGCAGATGTCCCGTTTGCAGAGAGGGCGGGAATGGAGCACCTGGCTGAACCTGCTACCCCAAGGCTCTCCCTCCATGCCCATGGCCCCAGCATCTGTTGGTCCATTCTGTCCTGTGAGTCTGTCGGTCTCAACATCTTTCATCTCAACATCTTTCTGTCCTTCCTCGTTACTTTTCATGACTATCAATGTCTTTCTGTCCATTCCCATCACTCCATCATCTGTCTGTCTGAGCTCATAACCCCAATGTCTGAACCTCCCATTTCCCAGTGGCTCTCTGCCCACTTCCATTGGCTTTGTATCAGTCTGTTCATCCATCccatctctctgtgtctgtcgGTCCATCGCCATTGCCTTAACCAGATGTACTGTTCCTGTAGGATGGCCATAGCCCAGCACCTTCCCTGCCTGGGGGTGCTGCTGGGAGTATCGGGCCAGCATCCTGGGCCATACACCAGCTATCACTCCACCCACCGCTCCACACTGAGCAGCCAGGGCTCGGACCTCAGCTGGATCTCCAGACGGAGGCGCCAGGCATCCCTGGGCTCTGAAAGTGAGGTGGTAAGAACTGCTGGGCCCTCGATGGCTGGCCATCCCTTCCTCAACCAGGCCTACCTCTGGCCTCTGAGCAAGGCTGCCTCTGAGACTCAGGAACCCTCTGGATCCTGGGACGCTGGCACGAAGAGTCCCATCCAACCTCCCCTATGGCTTTTCATGCATCACCTTCCCTGATTTGTAGGACGACTGGGGCCAGAGAGACAAAGGGttggcccaaggtcacccagcagcAAGGCTAGGACTGAACATGGTCTTCCAATTCCAGGATATCTCTTTTTCATGCTGACACCATCCCTTAGAGCCACAGATTTAGAAGACTAGCATTTCTGGTTCCACATGGGCctctagagagacagacaggaactagTTCAGGGGCCCATTGTTCTCAGCATTAAGTTCCCTCCCCCTGGAAATCTTGAAGCACCCCAAGACAGGGAGAAGCACTAGCCCTGGATtcaagcttcagttttctcatgtcCTCGCTGTGTAAGCATGGGCAGGTCACTCACCCTCTCTGACCCTCTGTGTCCTCCTCTGAAACAGTCCCCTCCACATCTAAGACTGGCTGGGGTGCCCATGGGTGGTACAGACCCCATAGTTGTTATCAGTCCTGGGAGACACCAGCCTGCTAGCCCCCACTTAGAGCCCAGGGTTGTGATGCTCCAAGATTTCCCCAGGAGAGCTCCCTGCACCATGGGCTCCTGTCCCCATCCACACTTGGGATCCTCCATATTGTGCCTACAGGGGCCACTGTGGGCCTCCCCAAGAGCCTCCCTACCTCCTCCTACTGCCTCCATCCCTGGGAGTCATCCCTGGAAGTTGAGGGGCTGAGGGAAGAGCAGTTAGAGGTACCTGCCCTGAACCACTGTAGTAAAAGACATCAAGAAGTAAAGATTATTTATTAACAGAGATCTAGACCCTCATGAAAACACAACCACCCCACATGCTTTAGAAGGTAtgcgtgtgcacgcacacacacagacacacacagacacacacgggCACATGCACTCACAGTTTGCAGGGATTTGGTGACTGGGAATCCTGTAGACAGTTCCATGGGCCCCACCCCAGTGACTATTGTGGGGAGAATGGAGAAAGGCCTGGTGGTGGAGGGAACAGGAGTGAGACTGCACAATGTCTCTCTCACCTCACAGTGACTctccaactccccaccccccaccagggCTGGACAGACACGGAGGCAGCAGCTACGTGGGGGGCTGCCCAGCAAGTGAGTGGCCAGTCTCCCTGCAGTCAAGGCCTGGAGGATGTGGAAGCCAAGGCCCCTCTCAAGCCCCCAGGACATGAAACAGAGGCACCCAGAAAGGTGACTAGAGACAAGGGACAAGTAGCCCAAGGAGTGGTCAGGAAAGGGGGGTTTGTTCTCACTGGTAGGCTCAGTGTCCTCTGAGAATTGCCCTTTCTCCATACCTTCTCACCTTTCCTTTGCCCTCTTGGAGGGGGTCTCTGACTCCCAGAGGCTCCGAGCAGGCTGAGCGTAGTCAGAGACTGTCTCCCAGCATGTATGTGTGAGATTGCATGACTGACTGCACGTTGTAGCAAGTGGTGGTGGCTACACTGTGCTATAAGACAGCGGTATGTGTGTGTGCTAGTGTGTGtggccatgtgccaggcacatgcTCTCgttcactgtgacaccacaggatGTGGAACTGAGTGTCTCCCAACACATCTGCTCTGAGCCGTGCGTGTGAGCTAGTATGGGTGGTGGACAACTCTCTATGTGATTAGGGACTGGGCTTacctgggtgggggtgctgcgaGCTGTGTGTGTGCTTGCCATGAATGCCCTGAGATTAGGATGTCACCCAGAATATTTGTGGCTATTAAAAGAAAGCCAGCTGTCAGCCCCAGTGCCTATGGAACGGAATGTGGATGGTGATTAGAGAAGGCCGTATCCTGGAACACTGGAAATGCCATGCGTACAGGCCCTGAGGCTGCCCTCCTCCTCAGCTGAcagctctcccccccaccccaccaccttcTACCTTTCACTCTCGCCCATCTAACACCTCCAACTACTGGGCTCCCTTGGGCTTTCCTAGCAAGCCCAAGACAGAGGTGCTTTTCTGCCTTCCTTCTCCAGGGCTGCTCCCATGCGTATCCCAAGGAGGGGGAGCCTGGGGCTTCTCCGCATAGTGgtgcctctgcctcccccagaGTCAGTGTCCCAGGGAGCACTGTTCCCTGATGTTCCGGCCCTAGGAGAGCTCACTCCCCAGCCCTGCTCAGGAACTGTGCATGGCCACAGAGGCACAGTGGTGCCCCCCAAGCTTGTGGGGCACTGACTGCAGGCACAGTGCCTGTCCTGGGGGGATGCTGGGCTGGGGCAAGGTGCTGGGCAGAGAGATAGCTCATCAGCAGTCACCTAACATGTGATAAGCACTGACACTGAGGTATCAATGCACAAAGTGCTGAAAGCAGAGGCAAGTCCCCAAGGGCTCCCTAGGGAAGGTGGAGGTGAAGGGGATATTGCCAGgcagaatggggggggggtgaggggtccAGGCTGCGGAACAGGCTGTGCGGACTCAGTGGGGCCCAGGGAGCTCAGTGTCCTGGAACAGAATGTTGCTCTGTGACCGCAGAAGTAACCAAAAGGACCCTGGGAGCTGGTGGTTGAGATGTGGGAGAAGGCAGAGGGTTAGGAGGTGGTAGGAGCCTCAGGAAGGCCCACTCAAGTGTTGGCTGGAGGGATCTCCAAGCATGATGCTGAGAGGAGAGACCCTAGGACTTGGCGTGGCTCTGAGTAGAGCTGGACAGCTTTGCGGGGTAGCAGGCCCCTCGGCAGTGGCTGGGGAAGGACAGGGTGAATGGAATGAGCTGCAGGGAGACCAGAGAAAGCCAGTGCTGTTGAACAGGCAAGGAATGAGGTGTTGAGGGcagcaggggagagaggaggccgGAGTGCAGGCATATGAAAGAGGAATGGAGGCAAGTAGAGAAAAGGATGGTGAGATGAAGAGACCTCCATCTAGACCCCAGAAACCCAAGAGCCTGAGAAAACATCCTTGGGGGGCATCCTACAGGCAACCTTAGACACTTCTGGCCCCCGTCTCTCAAGCC
This window contains:
- the OPN4 gene encoding melanopsin — translated: MNPSLGPRVPLDPSQDPSRVATPVSPGRWDSPRSSTSSPDQPLPFSPTAARAQDAAWVPFPTADVPDHAHYTLGTVILLVGLTGMLGNLTVIYTFCRSRGLRTPANMFIINLAISDFLMSFTQAPVVFASSLYKQWLFGEAGCEFYAFCGALFGITSMITLTAIALDRYLVITRPLATIGVVSKRRAALVLLGVWLYALAWSLPPFFGWSAYVPEGLMTSCSWDYMSFTPSVRAYTMLLFCFVFFLPLLIIIYCYVFIFRAIRETGQALQTFGACEGRSELPRQQQRLQSEWKMAKIVLLVILLFVLSWAPYSTVALTAFAGYSHVLTPYMNSVPAVIAKASAIHNPIIYAITHPKYRMAIAQHLPCLGVLLGVSGQHPGPYTSYHSTHRSTLSSQGSDLSWISRRRRQASLGSESEVGWTDTEAAATWGAAQQVSGQSPCSQGLEDVEAKAPLKPPGHETEAPRKTKEFLPSLNPRM